Proteins found in one Lysinibacillus fusiformis genomic segment:
- a CDS encoding amino acid oxidase has product MKKFLFILSLLVLVACSNDETKYDGAPLKMAVVGTIPELNNEKIHFETIALDEFSEDTLHISTNFDAVMITPVMFEEASADKLVKAYENAKIPIVFFDSPKRHFPFTREGTTFETAHWESLHNGSHTTIYLYDHDANREDVWYFYMKGEKGLDILYKEIFQTIETL; this is encoded by the coding sequence GTGAAAAAATTTTTATTCATATTAAGTTTGTTAGTATTAGTTGCATGTTCAAATGATGAAACTAAATATGATGGAGCGCCTTTAAAAATGGCTGTAGTTGGTACTATCCCTGAATTAAATAACGAAAAAATTCATTTCGAAACCATTGCATTAGATGAATTTAGCGAGGATACATTACATATTTCCACAAATTTTGATGCTGTTATGATAACACCCGTGATGTTTGAAGAAGCATCAGCTGATAAATTGGTTAAAGCTTATGAAAACGCTAAAATCCCCATTGTTTTTTTTGATTCACCAAAACGTCATTTTCCATTTACAAGAGAAGGAACTACATTTGAAACGGCTCATTGGGAATCATTACATAACGGTTCTCATACAACAATTTATTTATATGATCATGATGCAAATCGAGAAGATGTTTGGTATTTCTATATGAAAGGTGAGAAAGGGTTAGATATCCTTTACAAAGAGATTTTTCAAACGATTGAAACGTTATAA
- a CDS encoding class I SAM-dependent rRNA methyltransferase yields the protein MTQIMALQIQQPFSDQLKKGYPLISKDAVDARRLPAEQGTLLKLMDHHNRFIGTGYYGIQNKGIGWVLTTDANETIDKPFFMKKFKKAIDNRAAFFNNENTTAFRVFNGEGDGIGGLTIDFFNGYYMVSWYSEGIYSFREVVYEALAETVNYQAIYEKKRFDSKGQYIEQDDFVMGTPGEFPIMVKENGMTYAVHLNDGAMTGIFLDQREVRLAIRERYANNTDMLNTFSYTGAFSVAAALGGAIKTTSVDVAKRSLAKTIEQFSVNHIDYEAQDIKVMDVFHYFKYAQRHALQFDLVVLDPPSFARTKQMTFSTAKDYPKLLKDTIAITAKNGIIVASTNNASFGMKKFKGFIDQAFKETRTRYKIVEEYGLPKDFRVQREYPEFNYLKVVFIQKID from the coding sequence ATGACACAAATAATGGCACTACAAATACAACAGCCCTTTTCTGATCAATTAAAAAAAGGCTACCCTCTTATTTCAAAGGATGCGGTCGATGCACGACGTCTACCTGCTGAGCAAGGAACACTCCTAAAGCTCATGGATCACCATAACCGTTTTATTGGAACAGGTTACTACGGAATCCAAAATAAAGGGATTGGCTGGGTGCTAACGACCGATGCGAATGAAACCATCGATAAACCTTTTTTTATGAAAAAATTCAAAAAAGCCATCGACAATCGTGCTGCATTCTTCAACAATGAAAACACAACAGCCTTTCGTGTATTTAACGGTGAAGGAGATGGCATCGGCGGTCTAACGATCGACTTTTTTAACGGCTACTACATGGTGAGCTGGTATAGTGAGGGTATTTACTCATTTAGAGAAGTGGTTTATGAGGCGCTTGCTGAGACAGTGAACTACCAAGCGATTTATGAGAAAAAACGCTTTGATAGCAAAGGGCAGTATATCGAGCAGGATGATTTTGTGATGGGCACGCCAGGCGAATTTCCCATCATGGTAAAGGAAAATGGTATGACCTATGCAGTGCATTTAAACGATGGTGCCATGACAGGGATTTTCCTTGATCAACGTGAGGTGCGATTAGCTATTCGTGAGCGTTATGCGAATAATACTGACATGCTGAATACGTTCTCCTATACAGGAGCATTTTCTGTGGCAGCTGCTCTAGGAGGTGCCATCAAGACAACGAGTGTAGATGTAGCCAAGCGCAGTCTAGCCAAAACAATTGAGCAATTTAGTGTCAATCATATTGATTATGAGGCACAGGATATAAAAGTCATGGATGTCTTTCATTATTTTAAATATGCGCAGCGTCATGCTTTACAGTTTGACCTTGTCGTTTTAGACCCACCTAGCTTTGCACGTACGAAGCAAATGACCTTTTCAACGGCAAAGGACTACCCTAAATTACTGAAGGACACGATTGCCATTACCGCTAAAAACGGCATCATTGTGGCTTCCACAAATAATGCTAGCTTCGGTATGAAAAAGTTCAAAGGCTTTATTGACCAAGCATTTAAAGAAACTCGTACACGCTATAAAATCGTGGAGGAATACGGTTTGCCGAAGGATTTCCGAGTACAACGTGAATACCCTGAGTTTAATTATCTGAAGGTCGTGTTCATCCAGAAAATCGACTAA
- a CDS encoding alpha/beta hydrolase has product MTTLRKEAVHYIEAQRTGTPYYKVTPQEARAMRTVTQWQSAHKPKLASIEDHNITVRDGAQITVRLYTPVVGKALPVIVYYHGGGWVYGNLESVDAGCQLLADQAQAIVVSVDYRLAPEYPFPTPLHDAYDSLVWVHDHIEAIGGDVSRLSVAGDSAGGNLATVVAHLATALDGPTLQAQALIYPVTNVDFSTVSYLAYGENYGLDAQAMQWFSQHYTEEANFTNPFVSPLQLEDVRNMPKTLIIAAEADVLFDEGLSYAQKLKAAGVAVEHITMPGLIHSYFSKMNYFEDATIETVTKIAQFLK; this is encoded by the coding sequence ATGACTACTTTAAGAAAAGAAGCTGTTCACTATATAGAAGCTCAGCGTACTGGTACACCTTATTACAAAGTGACACCACAGGAAGCGAGAGCTATGCGAACGGTTACGCAATGGCAATCCGCCCATAAACCGAAGCTAGCATCCATTGAGGATCACAACATTACGGTGCGAGATGGCGCGCAAATTACAGTTCGGCTTTATACGCCCGTTGTCGGTAAAGCATTACCAGTTATTGTTTATTACCATGGTGGTGGCTGGGTCTATGGCAATTTAGAATCTGTCGATGCAGGCTGCCAGCTATTAGCAGATCAGGCACAGGCGATTGTGGTGTCAGTGGATTATCGTTTAGCACCCGAATACCCCTTCCCAACACCCTTACACGATGCCTACGATAGCTTAGTATGGGTGCATGACCATATTGAAGCAATAGGTGGAGATGTAAGTCGATTGTCGGTTGCTGGGGATAGTGCAGGTGGAAATTTGGCTACAGTCGTTGCGCACTTAGCTACTGCACTGGATGGTCCAACGCTACAAGCGCAAGCACTGATCTATCCTGTGACAAATGTCGATTTTTCAACAGTATCCTATCTGGCATATGGTGAAAATTACGGCTTAGATGCACAAGCCATGCAATGGTTCTCTCAGCACTATACGGAGGAAGCAAACTTCACGAATCCATTTGTGTCCCCTCTTCAGCTAGAGGATGTCCGTAACATGCCAAAAACATTGATTATCGCGGCAGAGGCAGATGTTCTCTTTGATGAGGGTCTAAGCTATGCACAAAAGTTAAAGGCTGCTGGTGTGGCAGTCGAGCATATTACAATGCCAGGATTAATCCATAGCTATTTCAGTAAAATGAATTATTTTGAAGACGCAACAATTGAAACCGTGACAAAAATTGCGCAATTCCTGAAATAA
- a CDS encoding dihydrofolate reductase gives MISLIVAHDDNHVIGYNNGMPWHLPGDLQYFKQKTMGKPMIMGRKTFESIGRPLPGRRNIVITRDENYQAEGIEIVTSLEAALALAGDVPEVMIIGGEQIFRLVMEMADRLYITKINHAFQGDTYFPSYEQDFVQVSSQEPETAPEGYTFQYQIFERK, from the coding sequence ATGATTTCTTTAATTGTGGCACATGATGACAACCACGTCATCGGTTATAACAATGGGATGCCGTGGCATTTACCAGGGGATTTGCAGTATTTTAAACAAAAAACAATGGGCAAGCCTATGATTATGGGACGTAAAACATTTGAATCCATCGGTCGACCACTTCCAGGGCGACGCAACATCGTCATTACGCGTGATGAAAACTATCAGGCAGAGGGCATTGAAATCGTGACAAGCTTGGAAGCGGCTTTAGCGCTAGCTGGAGATGTACCTGAGGTAATGATTATTGGTGGCGAGCAGATTTTCCGTTTAGTGATGGAGATGGCTGATCGCTTGTATATCACAAAAATTAATCACGCCTTTCAGGGAGATACCTATTTCCCAAGCTATGAGCAGGATTTTGTCCAAGTCTCTTCACAGGAGCCTGAAACAGCACCAGAAGGCTATACATTCCAATATCAAATTTTTGAACGTAAATAA
- the trhA gene encoding PAQR family membrane homeostasis protein TrhA, with product MVDSFDYKSWREELWNAITHGIGFIASIPALVVLLLAAVQTGNALHITTFSIFGASVIILFLMSTLLHSMPEKYKHFFAILDHSSIYILIAGTYTPFLLIAVGGTLGLTLLCIIWSLAVLGVLFKCFFINRFEVLSLIFYIGMGWLIIFAIKPVYLYLGLHGFALLLAGGLFYTIGAIFYAWRSLPFNHAIWHLFVLAGCASMYACVYFYL from the coding sequence ATGGTTGATTCATTTGACTATAAATCATGGAGGGAAGAGCTGTGGAATGCCATTACACATGGTATTGGTTTCATCGCTAGTATTCCAGCACTGGTTGTTCTACTATTAGCAGCCGTACAAACAGGAAATGCCCTACATATTACAACCTTCAGCATTTTCGGTGCGTCTGTCATCATTCTGTTTTTAATGTCTACCTTGCTACACAGTATGCCAGAAAAATATAAACACTTTTTCGCTATTTTGGACCATTCGTCCATTTATATTTTAATTGCCGGCACCTATACGCCATTTTTATTAATTGCCGTTGGTGGTACTCTAGGATTGACGTTGCTATGTATTATTTGGTCACTGGCTGTGCTTGGTGTGTTGTTTAAATGTTTCTTTATTAATCGCTTTGAAGTACTTTCATTGATTTTTTATATCGGAATGGGCTGGTTAATTATATTTGCCATTAAGCCTGTTTATCTCTATTTAGGGTTACATGGCTTTGCTTTACTGCTAGCTGGTGGGCTGTTCTATACGATTGGGGCCATCTTTTATGCATGGCGTTCACTGCCCTTTAACCATGCGATCTGGCACCTCTTTGTGCTAGCTGGCTGTGCCTCTATGTATGCATGTGTTTATTTTTATCTATAA
- a CDS encoding DegV family protein, whose protein sequence is MRRIHIVTDSTCDLTKEEVAQHGIHIVPLTIQIDGQTYTDGVDLEPQSFLGLMKNAKNLPKSSQPAPGKFKELYDELGKDGDQIISIHMTGGMSGTVESARQAAQMTDADVTVIDSRFIAIGLAIQLREAIRMRDEGATVEDIVARLEKVRDNTHLYVIVDTLENLIKGGRIGKGTGFIGSLLNIKVIANLEGGVYNPVSKVRSHKQVVNFLFKQFQADTAGKTVKAVGISHADGLVTMGNPLKSLIEDTGFNDVEIAFTSPIISTHTGPGAIGFIYFAE, encoded by the coding sequence GTGAGACGAATTCATATAGTAACGGACTCAACTTGTGATTTAACAAAAGAAGAAGTAGCACAACATGGAATACATATCGTGCCTTTAACGATTCAAATTGATGGTCAAACATATACAGATGGTGTGGACTTAGAGCCACAGTCTTTTTTAGGCTTAATGAAAAATGCGAAAAATTTACCAAAAAGTTCGCAGCCAGCACCAGGGAAATTTAAAGAATTATATGATGAGCTAGGTAAAGATGGTGATCAAATAATCTCCATCCATATGACAGGCGGCATGAGTGGAACAGTAGAATCTGCACGTCAAGCAGCACAAATGACAGATGCCGATGTGACAGTCATTGACTCTCGCTTTATCGCGATTGGTTTGGCTATCCAACTACGTGAGGCAATCCGCATGCGTGATGAAGGCGCAACAGTAGAGGACATCGTGGCACGTTTAGAAAAGGTACGAGACAATACGCATTTATATGTGATTGTGGACACGCTCGAAAACTTAATTAAAGGCGGTCGAATCGGTAAAGGAACAGGCTTTATCGGTTCTCTCCTAAACATCAAAGTCATTGCCAACCTTGAAGGGGGCGTATACAACCCTGTGTCAAAGGTACGTAGTCATAAGCAAGTAGTCAATTTCTTATTTAAACAATTCCAAGCAGACACAGCCGGAAAAACGGTTAAGGCAGTCGGCATTTCCCATGCAGATGGTCTAGTAACGATGGGCAACCCATTAAAATCGTTAATCGAAGACACAGGCTTTAACGATGTAGAAATTGCCTTTACATCCCCAATCATCTCGACACACACAGGTCCAGGAGCCATCGGTTTTATTTATTTTGCAGAATAA
- a CDS encoding GDSL-type esterase/lipase family protein, with protein sequence MDIWRFMLSCLTVLVLSGCAISIDEPNPQAEPEGEQAGTEQDMPQDEQQTEDEEKTSKNMLTQIFEHFFEPSAEDLSQIDEEQAKQLHYLALGDSLTDGVGDEYSQDGYVGRLADSLLAWPSISDVEVDNRGKRGRRSDQLLKLVKKGHYDEELQEAQFISLTMGGNDVMKVVRQDLFNLKRDAFDKELLAYKERYSKIVEGIRAKNPTVPLLLIGFYNPFSIVTNEANEFDTIITEWNNVIEEVASKDSNACYVSVEDLFDSNEELVYHTDFFHPNAKGYEKMTERILAAMEQCGMEKKINKAIGFEE encoded by the coding sequence ATGGACATTTGGCGATTTATGTTGTCGTGTTTGACCGTCTTAGTACTAAGTGGTTGTGCAATTTCAATCGATGAACCGAATCCGCAAGCAGAGCCTGAAGGTGAGCAAGCAGGAACGGAGCAAGATATGCCGCAGGATGAGCAACAAACAGAAGATGAGGAAAAAACATCTAAGAATATGTTGACGCAAATTTTTGAACATTTTTTTGAGCCATCAGCAGAGGATTTATCGCAAATTGATGAAGAACAAGCAAAGCAACTACATTACTTGGCACTGGGAGATTCGTTGACAGATGGTGTCGGTGATGAGTATAGTCAAGACGGTTATGTTGGAAGATTAGCAGATTCATTGCTCGCATGGCCTTCGATCTCGGATGTGGAGGTCGATAATCGGGGCAAACGTGGTAGACGCAGTGATCAGCTACTAAAATTAGTGAAAAAAGGGCATTATGATGAAGAGCTGCAAGAAGCACAGTTCATTTCCTTAACAATGGGTGGCAATGATGTCATGAAGGTCGTCAGGCAGGATTTATTTAACTTGAAGCGTGACGCTTTTGATAAGGAATTGCTGGCTTATAAAGAACGTTACAGCAAAATTGTAGAAGGCATTCGCGCAAAAAATCCGACAGTGCCCTTATTACTCATTGGTTTTTATAATCCCTTTTCGATTGTGACCAATGAGGCGAATGAATTTGATACGATTATCACAGAATGGAATAATGTGATTGAGGAAGTAGCCAGCAAGGATTCCAATGCTTGTTACGTATCAGTAGAAGATTTGTTTGATTCAAATGAAGAGCTCGTTTATCATACAGACTTTTTCCACCCCAATGCAAAGGGGTATGAAAAAATGACAGAGCGTATACTAGCAGCAATGGAGCAGTGTGGTATGGAAAAAAAGATTAACAAGGCAATAGGCTTCGAGGAGTGA
- a CDS encoding YpmS family protein, whose protein sequence is MNKWKVAFFALAGTVLFAILLVVFLATRPVDGVHVAKSSAGESESKGNVLVVQTTTKELESISKKYLKDAAKGSPLPLDFTIGDDIQLRSTLTVFYTEIPISMNFEPIVDDKGNIILKQTGMNVGLLNIPPETTMKIMRDSVEFPSWITVNPNKAEIYIDLSRINIASGSRVRAKELDLPKDKILLEIIVPGE, encoded by the coding sequence ATGAATAAATGGAAAGTCGCGTTTTTTGCCTTAGCGGGCACAGTGCTTTTTGCAATCCTCCTCGTCGTTTTTTTAGCAACTAGACCAGTGGATGGCGTCCATGTTGCGAAGAGTTCAGCAGGTGAAAGTGAAAGCAAAGGGAATGTACTCGTGGTGCAAACCACAACAAAGGAATTAGAATCGATATCAAAAAAATATTTAAAGGATGCAGCGAAAGGCTCACCTTTACCACTTGATTTCACAATTGGGGATGATATTCAATTACGCAGCACACTAACGGTATTTTATACGGAAATCCCTATTTCCATGAATTTTGAGCCCATTGTGGATGACAAGGGGAATATTATTTTAAAACAGACGGGCATGAATGTCGGGTTATTAAACATTCCACCGGAGACGACGATGAAAATCATGCGCGATTCGGTGGAATTTCCCTCATGGATTACCGTGAATCCGAATAAAGCCGAAATTTATATTGATTTATCGCGCATTAACATTGCTTCTGGATCACGTGTACGTGCTAAAGAGTTGGACTTACCAAAGGATAAAATCTTATTGGAAATTATTGTTCCTGGTGAATAA
- the msrA gene encoding peptide-methionine (S)-S-oxide reductase MsrA encodes MAKQYATFAGGCFWCMVKPFDETPGIDSVISGYTGGHVVNPTYEQVCSETTGHVEAVQITFDDELYSYEQLLAIYWTLIDPTDAGGQFYDRGESYTTAIFYHDEEQRELAERSKADLQASGKFDKPIMVKILPATTFYPAEGYHQQYYKKNPMHYERYSIGSGRRAFQEHHWGNKHE; translated from the coding sequence ATGGCAAAGCAATATGCAACATTTGCGGGAGGCTGTTTTTGGTGTATGGTCAAGCCCTTTGACGAAACACCCGGCATTGATTCTGTGATTTCAGGCTATACAGGTGGACATGTTGTGAATCCTACCTATGAACAGGTGTGCTCTGAAACAACAGGGCATGTAGAGGCTGTACAAATCACATTTGATGATGAATTATATAGCTACGAGCAGTTACTTGCGATTTATTGGACATTGATTGACCCAACAGATGCAGGCGGGCAATTTTACGACCGTGGAGAATCCTACACAACGGCCATTTTTTATCATGACGAAGAACAACGTGAGCTAGCTGAACGTTCAAAGGCGGATTTACAAGCGTCTGGCAAGTTTGATAAACCAATTATGGTAAAAATCTTACCAGCCACTACGTTTTATCCGGCTGAGGGTTATCATCAGCAGTATTATAAGAAAAATCCAATGCACTATGAGCGCTATTCGATTGGATCCGGTCGTCGAGCGTTTCAGGAGCATCACTGGGGGAATAAGCATGAGTAA
- the msrB gene encoding peptide-methionine (R)-S-oxide reductase MsrB — translation MSKEQRLKELTEMQYYVTQENGTEPPFRNEFDDHFAEGIYVDIVSGKPLFSSLDKYNSGCGWPAFTKPIEKEQVTEHFDTSHGMRRVEVRSKEADSHLGHVFPDGPSEQGGLRYCINSAALRFIAKEDLEKEGYGEYLALFK, via the coding sequence ATGAGTAAAGAACAGCGTTTAAAAGAATTAACTGAAATGCAATATTATGTGACACAAGAAAATGGTACAGAGCCACCATTTCGCAATGAATTCGATGACCATTTTGCAGAAGGCATCTACGTAGATATTGTATCTGGCAAGCCTTTATTCAGCTCACTCGATAAATACAACTCCGGCTGTGGCTGGCCAGCCTTCACAAAGCCGATTGAAAAAGAACAGGTAACCGAGCATTTCGATACATCTCACGGCATGCGTCGAGTGGAGGTACGCAGCAAAGAAGCGGATTCCCATCTAGGACATGTCTTCCCAGACGGCCCAAGTGAGCAAGGCGGCTTACGCTACTGCATAAACTCAGCAGCCCTTCGATTTATCGCAAAAGAAGATTTAGAAAAAGAAGGCTATGGCGAATACCTAGCATTATTTAAATAG
- a CDS encoding methyl-accepting chemotaxis protein — protein sequence MKKTKKTHDTAKKRPSLFTFSFFKKRKASTQGETGNNPPPIKEKRQRFYHLIRGKVLIMFALLIVINGIMGILSYINIQNLQHQMEDFTKKNVQEQLTVNQLAYEIARLTNLEQSYLITGNGIYSTSYHLKIDTINKKLAALKDQFQDRQVELGHMQAIEQYYKNYLDYSDKVMTMRDELGLEQARKLMMGATGETMKTHIDKNIETINTVMDDSNKTKLDKLNQQVNLSITTFFLVSIVGFLAIVIFGFMLFKSLKRNTQAINDSILDIAQAGGDLTRRVNVRNRDEFSIIAASTNTLIESISNLIRRVSELADHVSSSSQELMSLADENARTIQDIADATADIASDSDNTISSMNSAQQKMSDLEHSMHQLNEQASAVHRASVAMQQAADEGSRSVEQSSLVMQSIEETMASTTSTVEALGRKSADITSIIGTITAISEQTNLLALNAAIEAARAGEHGRGFAVVADEVRKLAEQSQSAAKEVTSIVTSIQDEVTSIIAQNHEGVTTVIRGVEVTNETNQSLANILSHTEETTSIIAAMVDKIATTLENSNAVASDFIHVNAYAEQSAANTVTSAAAATQGSASMQEINAAATELAQQADSLRNLVSEFKV from the coding sequence ATGAAAAAGACTAAAAAAACTCATGATACAGCGAAAAAACGCCCGTCTCTCTTTACTTTTAGCTTTTTTAAGAAGAGGAAAGCTTCTACACAAGGGGAAACCGGGAACAATCCCCCTCCTATTAAAGAAAAACGACAACGTTTTTACCATTTAATTCGGGGTAAAGTGCTTATTATGTTTGCACTTCTTATTGTAATTAACGGTATAATGGGTATATTGTCCTATATCAATATACAAAATTTGCAGCACCAAATGGAAGACTTCACTAAGAAAAACGTGCAGGAGCAACTAACGGTGAATCAACTTGCCTACGAGATTGCTAGACTGACCAATTTAGAACAATCATATTTGATTACTGGTAACGGCATTTATTCCACTTCTTATCATTTAAAAATTGATACCATTAATAAAAAGCTGGCTGCCTTGAAAGATCAATTTCAAGATCGACAAGTGGAACTAGGTCATATGCAGGCAATCGAGCAATATTATAAAAATTACCTTGATTATTCAGATAAAGTTATGACAATGCGTGATGAGCTCGGTCTTGAGCAGGCTCGTAAGCTGATGATGGGTGCTACTGGGGAAACAATGAAAACGCATATCGATAAAAACATCGAGACCATCAATACCGTCATGGACGATTCCAATAAAACAAAATTAGACAAGCTTAATCAGCAGGTAAACCTTTCGATCACGACGTTCTTTCTTGTATCAATCGTTGGCTTTTTAGCGATTGTGATTTTTGGCTTTATGCTATTTAAATCACTGAAACGTAATACACAGGCGATTAATGACTCTATCCTTGATATTGCACAAGCTGGCGGCGATTTGACAAGACGAGTAAATGTGCGTAATCGTGATGAATTTTCGATTATTGCAGCCTCAACGAATACGTTAATCGAGTCGATTTCCAACTTAATTCGACGCGTAAGTGAATTGGCCGATCATGTATCAAGCAGTAGTCAGGAGCTGATGTCGTTAGCAGATGAAAATGCGCGTACAATTCAGGATATAGCGGATGCGACAGCAGATATTGCGAGTGATAGTGACAATACAATTTCCAGTATGAATAGTGCGCAGCAAAAAATGAGCGACTTAGAGCATTCGATGCACCAATTAAATGAGCAAGCGAGTGCTGTCCATCGTGCCTCTGTTGCCATGCAGCAAGCAGCCGATGAAGGTAGCCGCTCTGTGGAACAATCGTCACTCGTGATGCAATCCATTGAAGAAACAATGGCTTCTACAACGTCTACTGTGGAGGCGTTAGGTCGTAAATCGGCGGATATTACGTCCATTATCGGTACAATCACGGCCATTTCTGAGCAAACAAACCTTCTCGCTTTAAATGCGGCGATTGAAGCGGCGCGCGCTGGCGAGCATGGACGAGGCTTTGCGGTCGTAGCCGATGAGGTGCGCAAGCTAGCAGAGCAATCCCAAAGTGCAGCAAAAGAGGTTACATCGATTGTCACATCCATCCAAGATGAGGTCACATCGATCATTGCCCAAAATCATGAAGGTGTGACAACGGTCATCCGAGGCGTTGAAGTGACCAATGAAACAAATCAATCCTTAGCCAATATTTTGTCGCATACCGAGGAAACAACATCCATCATCGCAGCCATGGTGGATAAAATTGCGACAACACTTGAAAATAGCAATGCGGTGGCAAGTGACTTCATTCATGTCAATGCCTACGCAGAACAATCCGCGGCCAACACCGTAACATCTGCAGCAGCAGCCACACAAGGCTCCGCATCCATGCAGGAAATCAACGCCGCAGCCACTGAGCTCGCCCAACAAGCCGATAGCCTACGCAACCTCGTAAGCGAGTTTAAAGTTTAA